The segment TTCTCACTTGTCCAAAATAGTGTATGTTAGAGCTGTTCTGCTCAATCCAGGAGCCAATCAAGGTTTACACTGAATTCAGATGTCTCTGAAGCTTCCTTTACTCTTGTCCagtcctctctccctttctttttcctcccttttttttaTAACTTGACTTATTGAAGAAACAAGATTAGTTTTCCCATAGAAAGCTCCAATTTCTAGATTTGTATACattttccttctgtgtgtgtgtgtgtgtgtgtttaatttgttcttttagcCTCTCAATTTCCTATATACTTGAATTTAATCTAAAGGTTAGATTAgatttaagttaaatattttggTCAGAATACTTCATACTTGATGCCAACTGCCTCAAATTGAGTTACATTAGGAAGCATATGTTGTtgttcactaagttgtgtccgactctttgccaccccatggactgctgcacggaaggctcccctgtccttcattaactcctggagttcagattcatgtctgttgagttggtgatgctatctaaccatctcatcttctgctgtcgcctctccttttgccttcaagcaTATGAGTTCTAGTTAtttaacaacatttaaaaaaatatttatttggctgtgttaggtctttGCTGCCACGCGAgggctttctagttgtggtgtgcaggctcggAAGAACACGAGCTTAACTGCCCCGTGGTAcatgggatgttagttccctgaccagggatcaaacccatgtctcctgcgctagaagatggattcttaaccactggaccactaagaaaGTCCCCtaacaacattttaaataatttatttctttttaatttttaataggacATTTTCAGTGTCATAAGGGCCATGTGCATAAGCAGGGAACTGATACACAAGTATGCTCAAAGCAGCCTGGCAGCAGTCACAGTGCATGACACTCTTCCCAGACAGCTACTACATggagataaaaaataaatcactgcCTTTCACTaggactcagtttccttatcttaaAATGAGCTATTGAACTAGATGGTTTTGAAGGTCTCCAGTTTACAGTGTTGTGATTCCATAACTCTATCAAGGAGGTGGGTATGCAAAGAAAAACTATAACACGTGGGAAGTATTAAGCACTAAATCTTGGGTAAGAGAAGATGACAGTTAGATGAGGTTGAGTCATAGCCATTCCTGAGTGTGGTACCATTTTCCAAGTAAAATCTGACTAACAGAATGGCTGATGTCAGTGGCTCTTCTAATTGTAGAGGAAAGAACTTTATTCTGTGCACAGTATGGAAAGACCTATATAAGCTGCACATTGGTCTTTGCAGTTTATTTTCTACCCCCTTTTAGCAAATGTTCTTTATAGCCTCTTCTCCACGTAATCAGTCAAGACCCTTTTTCTAATTGGCCTGCATCAAAAAAAGTAAAGCAATGTttttccaggggcttcccaggtggctcagtggtaaagaatctgcctgctaatgcaggagacaaggaaaCACACGATTGaactctgggtgaggaagatcccctggaggaagaaacggcaacccactccagatttcttgcatgaaaaatctcatagacagaggagcctggcagactacagtccatgggattgcaaagagttggacacgacggagcacaTGTACACAATGTTTTTCAAAGTGTCTTTAGGTCACTAACATGAGAATCATGCAGGGTGCTTGAAAATGTTAAAACACAAATTCATAGGATCTCCCTCTGGAGCTACTGGGTCAAAATCTCTGGGGGTGGGTCTGAGAATTTAATTTTAACAAGCACCTAGTGGTGTTCTGTGCATATCACAGTTTAGCCTGTGGTTTGGGTGGTTGGCCCAAAGTGGGGGTTGTGAAATCGAAAGCGTGCCTAGTGGTTTGCAACACTCTGGATTCCCCTCTGCTTCTCCCTCTTGCAGTGCACCGAGCAGCCCTCGCCTGTGGCAGTGAGTTCTTTGGGGCCATGCTCCTGAGTGGGATGAGGGAATCCCAGGGCACAGAGGTGTCTCTGCACACCATCTCTGCCCAGGACCTGCGACTCCTCGTCTCTTTTGCCTACTCTGGAGTTGTGCGGGCAAAGTGGCCAGGACTACTGAGAGCTGCCCAGGCTGCTCTGCAGTACCAGAGCTCCTCCTGCCTGGCTCTGTGCCAGAAAGCCCTGGCACGAGGCCTCAGCCCTGCCCGTTGCCTGGCCCTGATCCCCATGGCAGAAGCCCCAGGGTTGGAGAGGCTCTGGAGCAAAGCCCGTCACTACCTCCTCACCCACCTGCCCGCTGTGGCTTTGTGCTCCACTTTCCCTACTTTACCGGCAGCCTGCCTGGCTGAGCTCCTGGACAGTGATGAGCTACACTTGCAGGAGGAGTTCGAGGCCTTTGTGGCTGCACGGCGTTGGCTAGCTGCCAACCCTGACACCCAGGAGTCAGAGGCCAAGGCCCTGCTTCGATGCGTCCGCTTTGGCCGTATGTCCACCAGGGAGCTGCGGAGGGTAAGGGCGGCCGGGCTGCCTCCACCCTTGAGCCCCGACTTGCTGCATCAGCTGATGGTGGAGGCTGAGGTTCCAGGACAAGAGAGACGGAGGGAGCCTGACCAGGCACTGGTGGTGATTGGCGGGGACGGGCTCAGATCAGACATGGCCACCAGACAGCCATCCCGAGGAGTGTGGTGGGCCCGGGCCTTTCGCTGCGGCATAGGACTGGTTCGAACTGTGGAGTGGGGGCGGCTGCCTGCCCTACCTGCCCCCGGGCGCTTTCGGCACGGGGCTGCGAGCCTAGCAGGAAGTGTCCTCTACGTGTGTGGGGGACAGGATTTCTACAGCCACTCTAACACCCTGGCTTCGACTCTCAGGTATGGATGGGCTCCAGAGAGTGGCAGGTCCCAAGGTGGGCAGCTGAGGGAGTTTGTGGGCCAGCCAACAGCAGACTCCCAGGGtcactcttcccatctcttgTCCCACTGTCTCCAGGTGGGATCCCAGTCAAGAGGACTGGGAAGAGATGGCACCTTTGTGCCAGCCTCGGAGCCTTTTTCCCCTGGTGGCGCTGGATGGACTGCTTTACGCCCTGGGTGGACGAGACAGTGGTATTGCCCTCAGGTCTGTGGAGACTTATAATCCTGAGCTCAATGTCTGGAGGTGAGCAGGGAAGGGGGTGTTTCAGGCATCAGGGGTCTTGGCGGAGGAGAGCTGAAGATGACTGATGCCTGACCACGTGCTCTGTTCTCCACAGGCCAGCACCTCCTCTTCCCGCACCACGCTTTGCCCACGCAGCTGCTGTTTTGGAGGGCCAGCTGTACGTGAGCGGTGGCTGCAGTGAGACTGGCCAGTACCAGGCCTCGTTGCTGCACTACGACCCCAAACTTGAGAAGCCGGTGACACTTCTGAGCCCTATGGGGGTGCCTCGGGCTGGCCATGTCATGGCTTCTCTGGGTGGGCGGCTATATGTAGCAGGTGGTCTAGGTCAGACTGGGGATCTGCTGAGCTTCGAGGCCTATGATCCAAGTACTGGTAGCTGGACTCAGCTGACCCCCTTGCCCTCCCCCCATGTCGGAGCTGCAGGTGCCGTGCTGCAGGGGGAGTTGCTGGTGCTGGGGGGCTACAGCCACCGTACTTATGCCCCCTCCCACCTTATCCATGCCTATTGTCCTGGCCTGGGCCGATGGCTGTGCCTGGGAACTCTGCCGAGGCCTCGGGCTGAGATGCCTGCCTGCATCCTGACCCTGCCCGCGGTGCAGCACGTGGCTTTGGTTCCCACACGGCATCAAACTAAACCTGCTGGGTGAGAGGGCAGCAGTGgtggatggagggaggaagggataagAGAGGATAGAGACGATGAGtgcagggagaaagagaaggctTTGTTCATCATGGCATTTCATTCTAGCGCAGCGCTTTACAACTCATAAATCGCTTTTGTATATATGATCTGCGTTGAGGAAAAGGTGGTTCTGGAATTCCTAGGGAGAGTatggaggaaggagaggcagtTGAATATCTAGGTAAGGAGAAGAGACCTAGGGG is part of the Bos indicus x Bos taurus breed Angus x Brahman F1 hybrid chromosome 10, Bos_hybrid_MaternalHap_v2.0, whole genome shotgun sequence genome and harbors:
- the KLHL33 gene encoding kelch-like protein 33, translating into MAIISQAPPLTGTGLHSLCHSIRSRAGPTIQQTWAMSLSDSTRRPSGAAEVSLLVQKDDLDLPLPTQRTPSWPPSPDEDPGLPPFPLDEPGPRPMTPASLPSPALSLEEEEEEEDEEDGEDSAEPEGLCSEEHPSQFFAEAQRLREQRLLLDEEVSVGGRAYGVHRVILASVSSLFRGRLMGGRGPQPPLSLDVTPAAWEAVLTFAYEGVLGPASWEDVLVAAEALGAPRIKAAAQWGRQGTGSGREDEKQPSQAEELRENLRSIELLYQEGIGCDLELEAGGCRLRVHRAALACGSEFFGAMLLSGMRESQGTEVSLHTISAQDLRLLVSFAYSGVVRAKWPGLLRAAQAALQYQSSSCLALCQKALARGLSPARCLALIPMAEAPGLERLWSKARHYLLTHLPAVALCSTFPTLPAACLAELLDSDELHLQEEFEAFVAARRWLAANPDTQESEAKALLRCVRFGRMSTRELRRVRAAGLPPPLSPDLLHQLMVEAEVPGQERRREPDQALVVIGGDGLRSDMATRQPSRGVWWARAFRCGIGLVRTVEWGRLPALPAPGRFRHGAASLAGSVLYVCGGQDFYSHSNTLASTLRWDPSQEDWEEMAPLCQPRSLFPLVALDGLLYALGGRDSGIALRSVETYNPELNVWRPAPPLPAPRFAHAAAVLEGQLYVSGGCSETGQYQASLLHYDPKLEKPVTLLSPMGVPRAGHVMASLGGRLYVAGGLGQTGDLLSFEAYDPSTGSWTQLTPLPSPHVGAAGAVLQGELLVLGGYSHRTYAPSHLIHAYCPGLGRWLCLGTLPRPRAEMPACILTLPAVQHVALVPTRHQTKPAG